A part of Cucurbita pepo subsp. pepo cultivar mu-cu-16 unplaced genomic scaffold, ASM280686v2 Cp4.1_scaffold000150, whole genome shotgun sequence genomic DNA contains:
- the LOC111784068 gene encoding uncharacterized protein LOC111784068 isoform X1, which produces MDRPDEDQDRIVPIGERSLRSDNLIEPQLSPKGGRIASANPSPNSAVIGPSRDAIEQKVSMDSGTSIGNVHPVNVYASSHEPNMQYGGYGGSSTGAWDAYSQYVNADSFPVVSPVMYNDSPSIVFHSGYGFNPDMAYGQYSPVATPMPSVMLDGQLYSPQQVPFSPSYYPQQAAPGLPHGSSAVPVSPTEMISPESSAFENMLYGPGTGFLLNFGSYGGGNLGSGSLSSPAAYPQPMGMFGSNDQNVGQASLQQRPMHGFGMVSSAYDARYPLSSSYQGSNFGGASISYPVVNDRSRLTFEKDRVRDRDRDSISLFNDPHSIFSDRNRGPRALKAKGKGDQSIASGTIKNDLSTLSVSPDSYNRPDFATDYETAKFFIIKSFSEDNVHRSIKYNVWASTPHGNKKLDAAYREAKEMQGNCPVLLFFSVNASGQFCGVAEMVGPVDFEKNADYWQQDRWSGQFPVKWHIIKDVPNIRFRHVLLQNNDNKPVTHSRDSQEVPLKQGIEMLKIFKDHDPRTSIIDDFDFYDERERILKERKTRQQLFANANSLNSLGDGAISPISDQFAQALQLDDNEKEKPEIEKSATSRIDASVSLDDDPAKKV; this is translated from the exons ATGGATCGCCCCGATGAGGACCAGGATCGAATCGTTCCTATTG GAGAAAGATCTCTTAGGTCAGATAACCTGATAGAGCCA CAACTCTCACCTAAAGGTGGAAGGATTGCTTCAGCAAATCCTTCTCCAAATTCAGCAGTTATTGGACCGTCGAGGGATGCCATAGAGCAGAAAGTATCTATGGATTCAGGAACAAGTATTGGCAATGTTCATCCAGTGAATGTTTATGCCTCTTCGCACGAACCAAATATGCAATATGGTG GATATGGTGGAAGTAGTACTGGTGCTTGGGATGCTTATTCACAATATGTAAATGCTGATAGTTTTCCTGTTGTATCGCCG GTCATGTACAATGATAGTCCATCTATTGTCTTTCATTCTGGTTATGGCTTCAATCCTGATATGGCATATGGACAATATTCACCTGTTGCTACTCCTATGCCTTCGGTTATGTTAGATGGGCAACTGTATTCTCCTCAACAAGTTCCATTTTCCCCATCATACTACCCACAACAAGCTGCACCTGGTTTACCTCATGGATCTTCAGCAGTTCCCGTTTCGCCAACTGAGATGATATCACCTGAGAGTAGTGCATTTGAGAACATGCTCTATGGGCCTGGAACAGGGTTTTTGCTAAATTTTGGGTCCTATGGTGGGGGAAATCTTGGTTCAGGCTCTTTATCATCTCCAGCAGCTTATCCACAACCAATGGgaatgtttggctctaatgATCAGAATGTTGGACAG GCTTCTCTACAACAGAGACCTATGCATGGATTTGGAATGGTGTCAAGTGCTTATGATGCTCGGTACCCATTAAGCAGTTCTTATCAGGGCTCTAACTTTGGTGGTGCATCCATTTCTTATCCAGTTGTAAATGACCGAAGCCGACTTACCTTTGAGAAGGACAGAGTAAGAGACAGAGATAGAGACTCAATTTCACTTTTTAATGATCCGCATAGCATCTTTAGTGACCGTAATCGAGGACCAAGAGCTTTGAAGGCCAAGGGTAAAGGCGACCAAAGTATTGCATCTGGTACAATAAAAAACGATTTATCGACTTTATCAGTTAGTCCTGATTCCTACAATCGGCCAGATTTTGCTACAGATTACGAGACTGCTAAGTTTTTCATTATCAAGTCATTTAGTGAAGATAATGTTCATAGAAGTATCAAGTACAACGTTTGGGCCAGTACTCCACATGGTAACAAGAAACTGGATGCTGCTTACCGGGAGGCAAAAGAAATGCAAGGAAATTGTCCAGTTCTCCTCTTTTTCTCC GTTAATGCTAGTGGTCAATTTTGTGGTGTAGCTGAAATGGTTGGACCTGTTGACTTTGAGAAAAATGCAGATTACTGGCAGCAGGATAGGTGGAGTGGACAATTTCCCGTTAAGTGGCATATCATCAAAGATGTTCCTAATATTAGATTTCGGCATGTTTTACTTCAAAATAATGACAATAAACCAGTTACACATAGCAGAGATTCTCAGGAG GTGCCGCTGAAACAAGGTATTGAgatgttgaaaattttcaaggaCCATGATCCACGAACATCTATTATAgatgattttgatttctatGATGAACGGGAGAGGATtttgaaagaaaggaaaacaagaCAGCAGCTATTTGCAAATGCTAATTCTCTAAATTCACTTGGGGATGGTGCCATTAGCCCTATTTCTGACCAGTTTGCTCAAGCCCTTCAACTCGATGATAACGAGAAAGAAAAACCAGAAATTGAAAAGAGTGCAACGTCTAGAATAGATGCTTCAGTTTCGCTTGATGATGATCCGGCAAAGAAAGTCTGA
- the LOC111784068 gene encoding uncharacterized protein LOC111784068 isoform X2, whose protein sequence is MDSGTSIGNVHPVNVYASSHEPNMQYGGYGGSSTGAWDAYSQYVNADSFPVVSPVMYNDSPSIVFHSGYGFNPDMAYGQYSPVATPMPSVMLDGQLYSPQQVPFSPSYYPQQAAPGLPHGSSAVPVSPTEMISPESSAFENMLYGPGTGFLLNFGSYGGGNLGSGSLSSPAAYPQPMGMFGSNDQNVGQASLQQRPMHGFGMVSSAYDARYPLSSSYQGSNFGGASISYPVVNDRSRLTFEKDRVRDRDRDSISLFNDPHSIFSDRNRGPRALKAKGKGDQSIASGTIKNDLSTLSVSPDSYNRPDFATDYETAKFFIIKSFSEDNVHRSIKYNVWASTPHGNKKLDAAYREAKEMQGNCPVLLFFSVNASGQFCGVAEMVGPVDFEKNADYWQQDRWSGQFPVKWHIIKDVPNIRFRHVLLQNNDNKPVTHSRDSQEVPLKQGIEMLKIFKDHDPRTSIIDDFDFYDERERILKERKTRQQLFANANSLNSLGDGAISPISDQFAQALQLDDNEKEKPEIEKSATSRIDASVSLDDDPAKKV, encoded by the exons ATGGATTCAGGAACAAGTATTGGCAATGTTCATCCAGTGAATGTTTATGCCTCTTCGCACGAACCAAATATGCAATATGGTG GATATGGTGGAAGTAGTACTGGTGCTTGGGATGCTTATTCACAATATGTAAATGCTGATAGTTTTCCTGTTGTATCGCCG GTCATGTACAATGATAGTCCATCTATTGTCTTTCATTCTGGTTATGGCTTCAATCCTGATATGGCATATGGACAATATTCACCTGTTGCTACTCCTATGCCTTCGGTTATGTTAGATGGGCAACTGTATTCTCCTCAACAAGTTCCATTTTCCCCATCATACTACCCACAACAAGCTGCACCTGGTTTACCTCATGGATCTTCAGCAGTTCCCGTTTCGCCAACTGAGATGATATCACCTGAGAGTAGTGCATTTGAGAACATGCTCTATGGGCCTGGAACAGGGTTTTTGCTAAATTTTGGGTCCTATGGTGGGGGAAATCTTGGTTCAGGCTCTTTATCATCTCCAGCAGCTTATCCACAACCAATGGgaatgtttggctctaatgATCAGAATGTTGGACAG GCTTCTCTACAACAGAGACCTATGCATGGATTTGGAATGGTGTCAAGTGCTTATGATGCTCGGTACCCATTAAGCAGTTCTTATCAGGGCTCTAACTTTGGTGGTGCATCCATTTCTTATCCAGTTGTAAATGACCGAAGCCGACTTACCTTTGAGAAGGACAGAGTAAGAGACAGAGATAGAGACTCAATTTCACTTTTTAATGATCCGCATAGCATCTTTAGTGACCGTAATCGAGGACCAAGAGCTTTGAAGGCCAAGGGTAAAGGCGACCAAAGTATTGCATCTGGTACAATAAAAAACGATTTATCGACTTTATCAGTTAGTCCTGATTCCTACAATCGGCCAGATTTTGCTACAGATTACGAGACTGCTAAGTTTTTCATTATCAAGTCATTTAGTGAAGATAATGTTCATAGAAGTATCAAGTACAACGTTTGGGCCAGTACTCCACATGGTAACAAGAAACTGGATGCTGCTTACCGGGAGGCAAAAGAAATGCAAGGAAATTGTCCAGTTCTCCTCTTTTTCTCC GTTAATGCTAGTGGTCAATTTTGTGGTGTAGCTGAAATGGTTGGACCTGTTGACTTTGAGAAAAATGCAGATTACTGGCAGCAGGATAGGTGGAGTGGACAATTTCCCGTTAAGTGGCATATCATCAAAGATGTTCCTAATATTAGATTTCGGCATGTTTTACTTCAAAATAATGACAATAAACCAGTTACACATAGCAGAGATTCTCAGGAG GTGCCGCTGAAACAAGGTATTGAgatgttgaaaattttcaaggaCCATGATCCACGAACATCTATTATAgatgattttgatttctatGATGAACGGGAGAGGATtttgaaagaaaggaaaacaagaCAGCAGCTATTTGCAAATGCTAATTCTCTAAATTCACTTGGGGATGGTGCCATTAGCCCTATTTCTGACCAGTTTGCTCAAGCCCTTCAACTCGATGATAACGAGAAAGAAAAACCAGAAATTGAAAAGAGTGCAACGTCTAGAATAGATGCTTCAGTTTCGCTTGATGATGATCCGGCAAAGAAAGTCTGA